Proteins co-encoded in one Nothobranchius furzeri strain GRZ-AD chromosome 4, NfurGRZ-RIMD1, whole genome shotgun sequence genomic window:
- the nol11 gene encoding nucleolar protein 11-like, giving the protein MAALCEGYTLCGLVPAQNRLCSGLRGIEEERDSDHVIVTESTRCATLYKVSDQKPLSSWTVKQGQSLTSSAVFNTKTSEYVAVSDNKVIRIWKEEDILLDKAFKATVSADVWMVHCPRGGEPVVLFQRGDVRLLDSLLAAPHQPVQEVLAQEESIRWSTSIVTEMQQMVIFTTELKGDHFLCLQRLNPNSLQRYHLEREEPGLSPLSFSTSYRDKHICLLYLYPNGHVYESLISVRGSGAGEGSEALSLPRSLILSLPVGDDLLEAAAAVVLDDAHVAVVGVPHPCAGPGKDFLCIWNTNFQTLQAGKEMAGKLYGQLWSYSNKLFIPHGKTLSVIPFACPKSCLASALGKLKQARAEDSRPPALVPSWNNILHGEKHQPPKTAEIRKTRTTRRTQSSPCLTTDQVLELIKTASAEEVKKEVEGLLTRQDVQDLQLSLGQLAVTLVSRSLAEPAFYTPSTLQQLVHTQCLCHSICPDLVALALEKKDYFLCQLCLQFFPDIPEVITCACLKAFISLPDADAERLSLEPDGVSFMQILISREHDQVGLQNGFTSTSCEDEDAGSGQQRRRKDEENARNPPEPVCPVGVHKAALINEVLQAAYSDTFLLPHLKDLSSQHVILFLQYLQFLYQQYSLEAFPQKHSFRSPSQNQIMDWVCMLLDAHFTVLVMTPEAKGLLQNLHRFVDCQVKLFLQLGKIESSLQQINEMKVKEDVGAYSIEVIELF; this is encoded by the exons ATGGCTGCGTTGTGTGAGGGGTACACGTTGTGCGGACTTGTTCCAGCTCAAAATCGGTTATGTTCGGGTCTTCGGGGGATCGAAGAGGAGAGAGACAGCGACCATGTCATCGTGACGGAATCAACTAGATGCGCGACGCTCTACAAG GTGTCAGACCAGAAGCCTCTGAGCAGCTGGACAGTGAAACAAGGACAGTCTCTGACCAGTTCAGCTGTTTTTAACACTAAAACCAGCGAGTATGTAGCGGTGTCGGACAACAAG GTGATACGAATATGGAAGGAAGAAGACATACTGTTAGACAAGGCTTTCAAAGCAACG GTGTCGGCGGATGTCTGGATGGTGCACTGTCCACGAGGAGGAGAGCCTGTGGTTTTGTTTCAAAGAGGAGATGTAAGGCTTTTGGACTCGCTGCTGGCTGCTCCCCACCAGCCCGTACAGGAGGTCCTGGCTCAGGAAGAGTCCATCAG gtGGAGCACCAGCATTGTGACAGAAATGCAACAAATGGTCATTTTCACAACTGAACTG AAAGGAGATCATTTCCTTTGCCTGCAGAGACTGAACCCAAATTCTTTACAGAGGTACCACCTGGAGAGGGAGGAGCCGGGCCTCTCACCCCTCAGCTTCTCAACCTCCTACAGGGATAAACACATCTGCCTGCTGTACCTCT ACCCTAACGGTCACGTGTATGAGAGTTTGATCTCTGTTCGGGGTTCAGGAGCCGGCGAAGGCTCCGAAGCGCTCTCGCTGCCGCGTAGTCTGATCCTGAGTCTTCCTGTGGGCGATGacctgctggaagcagctgcAGCCGTCGTCCTGGACGATGCTCACGTAGCTGTGGTGGGGGTTCCACACCCTTGTGCCGGACCCGGTAAAG ACTTTCTCTGCATCTGGAACACAAACTTTCAGACGCTTCAAGCTGGTAAAGAAATGGCGGGTAAACTCTACGGGCAG CTGTGGAGTTATTCAAACAAGTTGTTTATTCCACATGGGAAAACCCTGTCCGTTATACCGTTTGCGTGTCCCAAATCGTGTCTCGCCTCTGCTTTGGGGAAACTAAAGCAGGCCAGGGCTGAAG ATTCCAGACCTCCGGCTTTGGTGCCCTCTTGGAACAACATTCTGCACGGAGAAAAGCATCAACCTCCTAAAACAGCGGAGATCAGGAAGACT AGAACCACTCGTAGGACCCAGTCGTCACCTTGTTTAACAACTGACCAAGTACTAGAACTGATCAag ACAGCATCAGCAGAAGAGGTCAAAAAAGAAGTGGAAGGCCTCCTGACCAGGCAGGACGTCCAGGACCTGCAGCTGTCTTTGGGGCAGCTAGCAGTAACCCTCGTGTCCCGAAGCCTGGCTGAGCCGGCTTTTTATACTCCCAGCACCCTGCAGCAACTGGTACACACCCAGTGCCTCTGTCACAG CATCTGCCCTGATCTGGTGGCTCTGGCTCTTGAGAAGAAGGATTACTTTCTGTGTCAGCTCTGCTTACAGTTCTTCCCCGACATCCCAGAGGTGATCACATGCGCCTGCCTCAAGGCTTTTATCAG TTTGCCAGACGCAGATGCTGAGAGGTTGAGTCTAGAGCCTGACGGGGTGTCTTTTATGCAAATACTAATCTCAAGAGAGCACGATCAGGTTGGCCTGCAGAACGGATTTACTTCTACTTCCTGTGAGGATGAGGACGCCGGAAGTGGTcagcagagaagaagaaaagacgAGGAGAATGCCAGAAATCCACCAGAACCAGTTTGTCCAGTGGGGGTCCACAAAGCAGCTCTAAT AAATGAGGTCCTGCAGGCGGCATACAGCGACACGTTCCTTCTCCCACACCTTAAGGATCTTTCCTCTCAACACGTCATC CTTTTCCTCCAGTACCTGCAGTTTCTTTACCAACAATATTCTCTTGAAGCTTTCCCACAGAAGCACAGCTTCAGGTCACCAAGTCAGAATCAG ATCATGGATTGGGTTTGCATGCTGTTGGATGCCCATTTCACAGTTCTAGTGATGACTCCAGAGGCTAAAGGCTTATTGCAGAACCTTCACAGATTTGTTGATTGTCAG